One region of Campylobacter lari genomic DNA includes:
- the flhF gene encoding flagellar biosynthesis protein FlhF codes for MGQLIHTFTVESTDEIIPKVKQDYGDKALIVTNKQIRPKTINQKPLYEVIVAIEEADYEEHLKQNNLPMPPKKKPNTASFPEAKIQASKLEDEKKEEDVVLDFSSKAKQKPINPYLNTSKKDDNFLNLKNKLSQVSSEISKVSNYQDFSMPNPNYDKKIEAFEKQMNKLNDKMNLLVDMMWDDKADLRKELAIPPEFASIYKQAKASGMQEAHLEAIMKATIENMPSTMKANQEAVQRYFYSLLRNMLPCRLESEIKKQKIMMLVGPTGVGKTTTLAKLAFRYAYGDRRYKTGIITLDTYRIGAVEQLFQYAKMMKLPIIDSIEPNDLDDAIRSLNTCEVILVDTTGNSQYDKAKLEKTKEFLSHSNAQIDVNLVLSANTKYEDLLETYNNFSFLNIDTLIITKFDETKVFGNVFSLLYETSTPMSFFSIGQEVPDDIEVANSDFLVRCVLEGFRRDENE; via the coding sequence ATGGGACAATTGATTCATACTTTTACGGTTGAAAGCACAGATGAGATTATACCTAAGGTCAAGCAAGATTATGGCGATAAGGCTTTGATAGTAACTAATAAGCAAATTCGTCCAAAAACTATCAATCAAAAGCCTTTGTATGAGGTTATAGTGGCGATTGAAGAAGCTGATTATGAAGAGCATTTAAAACAAAATAATTTGCCTATGCCACCAAAGAAAAAACCAAATACAGCAAGTTTTCCTGAGGCTAAAATTCAAGCTTCAAAACTTGAAGATGAAAAAAAAGAAGAAGATGTAGTGCTTGATTTTTCTTCAAAAGCTAAGCAAAAACCTATTAATCCTTATTTAAATACAAGCAAAAAAGATGATAATTTTTTAAATTTAAAAAACAAACTTTCTCAAGTTAGTTCAGAAATTAGCAAGGTTTCAAACTATCAAGATTTTTCTATGCCAAATCCAAATTATGATAAAAAAATAGAAGCTTTTGAAAAACAAATGAACAAGCTTAATGATAAAATGAATTTACTTGTGGATATGATGTGGGATGATAAGGCAGATTTACGCAAAGAATTAGCTATACCACCTGAGTTTGCAAGTATTTATAAGCAAGCTAAAGCAAGTGGCATGCAAGAAGCGCATTTAGAAGCGATTATGAAAGCGACTATTGAAAATATGCCAAGCACCATGAAAGCAAATCAAGAAGCAGTGCAAAGGTATTTTTACTCACTTTTGCGTAATATGCTTCCATGCCGTTTAGAAAGTGAAATTAAAAAGCAAAAAATCATGATGTTAGTAGGTCCAACAGGAGTAGGTAAAACTACAACTTTAGCAAAGCTTGCTTTTCGCTATGCTTATGGGGATAGACGCTATAAAACCGGTATTATAACTCTTGATACTTATAGAATAGGCGCAGTAGAGCAACTTTTCCAATATGCTAAGATGATGAAACTTCCTATTATTGATAGTATAGAGCCAAATGACTTAGATGATGCGATTAGAAGTTTAAATACTTGTGAGGTTATTTTAGTAGATACAACCGGAAATTCACAGTATGATAAGGCAAAACTTGAAAAAACAAAAGAATTTTTATCGCATTCTAATGCGCAAATTGATGTGAATTTAGTGCTTTCAGCAAATACAAAATATGAAGATTTATTAGAAACTTATAATAATTTTTCATTTTTAAATATAGACACTTTAATCATTACAAAATTTGATGAAACAAAAGTATTTGGAAATGTGTTTTCTTTGCTTTATGAAACTAGCACTCCGATGAGCTTTTTTTCCATAGGTCAAGAAGTACCTGATGATATAGAAGTAGCAAATAGCGACTTTTTGGTGCGTTGTGTGTTAGAAGGTTTTAGAAGGGATGAAAATGAGTAA
- the aroQ gene encoding type II 3-dehydroquinate dehydratase, which translates to MKVMVIQGPNINMLGVRETHIYGNMKMEDIHEQMKQAAKQANVEIEFFQSNFEGELVDKIQECLGSVDGVIINPAAYAHTSIAIRDAIAAINMPVIEVHISNTYRREEFRQKSMIAPVCAGSVVGFGPFGYHMALMGLFQIFDQINAYKAAQAKAQQANQ; encoded by the coding sequence ATGAAAGTTATGGTGATACAAGGACCAAACATTAATATGCTTGGTGTAAGAGAAACTCACATTTATGGTAATATGAAAATGGAAGATATCCACGAGCAAATGAAACAAGCCGCAAAACAAGCTAATGTGGAGATTGAGTTTTTTCAAAGTAATTTTGAAGGTGAGTTAGTTGATAAAATTCAAGAATGCTTAGGCAGTGTAGATGGAGTGATTATTAATCCAGCTGCTTATGCACACACTTCTATAGCAATCCGCGATGCAATTGCAGCGATTAATATGCCTGTGATTGAAGTGCATATTAGCAATACTTACAGAAGAGAAGAATTCAGACAAAAAAGCATGATAGCGCCAGTTTGTGCAGGTAGCGTGGTAGGTTTTGGTCCTTTTGGTTATCATATGGCTCTAATGGGACTTTTCCAAATTTTTGATCAAATCAATGCATATAAAGCAGCTCAAGCAAAAGCACAACAAGCAAATCAATGA
- a CDS encoding RNA polymerase sigma factor FliA has translation MQPHNAYASTLKKEQDDLVISYMPALRAMAFRLKERLPASIDVNDLISIGVEEMIKLSRRYDKEQNDNFWGFARKRVNGAMLDYLRSLDVMSRSNRKIIKDIDAIIDEFYQENEKEPDDEYLAQRLNLEVEKVKEARAAHAISLVMPLDEQLNCFNDSNIIEQIEKEELIEKINAVLEEFKERERLVIQLYYYEELNLKEIAEILEISESRISQIHKRLLKKIRERLV, from the coding sequence ATGCAGCCGCATAATGCTTATGCTTCTACGCTAAAAAAAGAACAAGATGACTTAGTCATCTCTTATATGCCCGCATTAAGAGCTATGGCTTTTAGACTTAAAGAGCGTTTGCCCGCAAGTATTGATGTAAATGATTTAATTAGTATTGGCGTAGAAGAGATGATTAAACTCTCGCGTCGCTATGATAAAGAACAAAATGACAATTTTTGGGGTTTTGCAAGAAAAAGAGTAAATGGAGCTATGCTTGATTATCTAAGAAGCCTTGATGTAATGAGTAGAAGCAATAGAAAAATCATCAAAGATATTGATGCTATTATAGATGAGTTTTATCAAGAGAATGAAAAAGAACCTGATGATGAGTATTTAGCACAAAGATTAAATTTAGAAGTAGAAAAGGTAAAAGAAGCAAGAGCAGCTCATGCTATATCGCTTGTTATGCCTTTAGATGAACAGCTAAATTGTTTTAATGATAGTAATATCATAGAACAAATAGAAAAAGAAGAATTAATAGAAAAAATCAACGCGGTTTTGGAAGAATTTAAAGAAAGAGAAAGGCTTGTGATACAGCTTTATTATTATGAAGAATTAAATTTAAAAGAAATTGCAGAGATTTTAGAGATTAGCGAGTCAAGAATTTCACAAATTCATAAGCGTTTGCTTAAGAAGATTAGAGAAAGGCTAGTTTAA
- the flhG gene encoding flagella biosynthesis ATPase FlhG: MSNQAEKLKDLVKNENSNVKHTHFIAVTSGKGGVGKSTFSANLGNILAKNGYKVGLFDADIGLANLDVILNVRVEKNLLHVLKGECSLEDILIEVKPNLWLIPGESGDEILKYNDKNIYERFLNQTSILDDLDFLIIDTGAGIGGNIGNFLEMSDEVIVITVPDPAAITDAYATIKTTSKTKENLLMVFNVVRNENEALRIFDNIKKVADINIKHNLNLEFLGFLGQSKDISSSIKKRTLFSDDDTNASDELKAIASKLLYRLEQKVLNNVGDKSIMSFFKKLLDRF, from the coding sequence ATGAGTAATCAAGCAGAAAAATTAAAAGATCTAGTAAAAAATGAAAACTCAAATGTAAAACATACCCATTTTATCGCAGTTACTAGCGGTAAAGGTGGGGTTGGAAAAAGTACTTTTAGTGCAAATTTGGGCAACATCCTAGCTAAAAATGGATATAAAGTAGGGCTTTTTGATGCAGATATAGGGCTTGCAAATTTAGATGTGATTTTAAATGTGCGTGTAGAAAAAAACCTTTTACATGTTTTAAAAGGTGAATGCTCACTAGAAGATATTCTAATAGAAGTCAAGCCAAATTTATGGCTTATCCCAGGTGAGAGTGGCGATGAAATTTTAAAATACAATGATAAAAATATTTATGAGAGATTTTTAAATCAAACAAGTATTTTAGATGATTTAGACTTTTTAATCATTGATACAGGAGCAGGTATTGGTGGTAATATAGGGAATTTCTTAGAAATGTCTGATGAGGTTATTGTCATAACTGTACCTGATCCTGCCGCAATTACCGATGCTTATGCTACTATAAAAACTACTTCAAAGACTAAAGAGAATTTATTAATGGTATTTAATGTAGTTAGAAATGAAAATGAGGCTTTAAGAATTTTTGATAATATTAAAAAAGTAGCAGATATTAACATTAAGCATAATTTAAATTTAGAATTTTTAGGATTTTTAGGTCAAAGTAAAGATATTAGTTCTAGTATTAAAAAAAGAACTTTATTTAGCGATGATGATACTAATGCAAGTGATGAACTCAAAGCCATAGCTTCTAAGCTTTTGTATAGGTTGGAACAAAAAGTGCTTAATAATGTGGGAGATAAAAGCATTATGAGTTTCTTCAAAAAGCTTTTGGATCGTTTTTAG
- the mqnF gene encoding aminofutalosine deaminase family hydrolase, producing the protein MFIIAPKIILTCDDKFSILEKKAILFDDNILEIDTLENLQKSYPKAKLIPTPKNTLLLPAFINPHTHLEFSANNGNLVFGDFLKWLDSVFNNREQLNEKAKEKLISQNIHKMLKSGTATIGEISSFGGDLNPCVNSQARVIFFNEILGSSENFIQAKKEEFLTRYEKSMSFKTSKFIPAISVHAPYSTHPELAKFAIKLARENDHLLSTHFLESNHENNWLRFKKGGFKKSLAKFSKNPMPFYTPQSFLELFKDQRTLFTHCVYFKEWNLLDKNLHSITHCAFSNRLLSKNTFKLKSALKNGINIHLGTDGLSSNTSLSMLDEMRVNLLMHDDLELENFAKMLLLMATNKAAKALNLNLGQIQKGKIADFSLFALPNSANLKQLPLQFILQSKEVLKLFIEGKECKL; encoded by the coding sequence ATGTTTATAATAGCACCCAAAATCATCCTAACCTGTGATGATAAATTTAGTATTTTAGAAAAAAAAGCTATTCTTTTTGATGATAATATTTTAGAAATTGATACTTTAGAAAATTTACAAAAATCCTATCCAAAAGCCAAGCTTATACCAACTCCAAAAAATACCTTACTTTTACCCGCCTTTATCAACCCGCACACACATTTAGAATTTAGTGCAAATAATGGAAATTTAGTCTTTGGAGACTTTTTAAAATGGCTTGATAGCGTTTTTAATAACCGCGAGCAATTAAACGAAAAAGCCAAAGAAAAATTAATCTCACAAAATATTCATAAAATGCTAAAAAGTGGCACTGCTACTATAGGAGAAATTTCAAGCTTTGGGGGCGATTTAAACCCTTGTGTAAATTCACAAGCTAGAGTGATATTTTTCAATGAAATTTTAGGTTCAAGTGAAAATTTTATCCAAGCAAAAAAAGAGGAATTTTTAACTCGTTATGAAAAAAGCATGAGCTTTAAAACTTCTAAATTTATCCCTGCTATTTCAGTGCATGCACCCTACTCAACCCACCCAGAGCTTGCTAAATTTGCTATAAAACTTGCTAGAGAAAACGATCATTTGCTAAGCACACATTTTCTTGAAAGCAATCATGAAAACAACTGGCTAAGGTTTAAAAAAGGTGGTTTTAAAAAGAGCTTGGCTAAATTTAGCAAAAATCCTATGCCATTTTACACTCCGCAAAGCTTTTTAGAACTTTTTAAAGATCAAAGGACTTTATTTACACATTGTGTGTATTTTAAAGAATGGAATTTGCTAGATAAAAATCTGCACTCAATCACGCATTGTGCTTTTTCAAATAGGCTTTTGAGTAAAAATACTTTTAAATTAAAATCTGCTTTAAAAAATGGTATTAATATCCATCTAGGAACCGATGGCTTAAGTTCAAATACTTCTTTAAGCATGCTTGATGAAATGAGAGTAAATTTACTTATGCATGATGATTTAGAGTTAGAAAATTTTGCTAAAATGTTACTTTTAATGGCAACAAATAAAGCCGCAAAAGCCTTAAATTTAAACCTAGGTCAAATTCAAAAAGGCAAAATAGCTGATTTTAGTCTTTTTGCTTTACCAAATAGTGCAAATTTAAAACAACTTCCTTTGCAATTTATCTTACAAAGCAAAGAAGTGTTAAAACTTTTTATAGAAGGAAAAGAATGCAAATTATAA
- the fliY gene encoding flagellar motor switch protein FliY, with amino-acid sequence MINDFLGIFVNECISTIEGLTGKSAEFSEYYEYDVNSQDSMTPPLVSATFSVNNEMKIKILASAVLMSAIGEWMMGEEEISKNSELNEDEMDAAKEAIQNIISAFSTTLGAQKEIPKMEFSLENCEFVADSLELGGFHKIYLYNVKIADLEEKISLVFDEKIYKVLTKTDLEEIVTTHEEHTQDHKTLASVEELRNIGLIMDVRLPIRVRIGSKKMLLKDVLTMDIGSVIELDQLANDPLEILIGDKKIAYGEVVIVDGNFGVQITEIGSKKERLEQLR; translated from the coding sequence ATGATCAATGATTTTTTAGGCATATTTGTCAACGAGTGCATAAGCACAATAGAAGGCTTAACAGGGAAAAGTGCTGAATTTAGCGAGTATTATGAGTATGATGTAAATTCTCAAGATTCTATGACTCCGCCATTAGTTAGTGCTACTTTTAGTGTCAATAATGAGATGAAAATCAAAATCTTAGCAAGTGCGGTTTTAATGAGTGCAATTGGTGAGTGGATGATGGGAGAAGAAGAAATCTCTAAAAATAGTGAGCTAAATGAAGATGAAATGGACGCGGCTAAAGAAGCTATACAAAATATCATTTCAGCATTTTCTACAACCTTAGGTGCACAAAAAGAAATTCCAAAAATGGAATTTAGTTTAGAAAATTGTGAATTTGTTGCAGATAGTCTAGAACTTGGCGGCTTTCATAAAATATATTTATATAATGTAAAAATAGCTGATTTAGAAGAGAAAATTTCCTTAGTATTTGATGAGAAAATTTATAAAGTTTTAACTAAAACCGATTTAGAAGAAATTGTTACAACTCATGAAGAGCATACTCAAGACCATAAAACCTTAGCAAGCGTTGAAGAGTTAAGAAATATCGGCTTGATTATGGATGTGCGTTTGCCTATAAGAGTGCGTATTGGTAGTAAAAAAATGCTTTTAAAGGATGTTTTAACTATGGACATAGGTTCAGTTATCGAGCTTGATCAATTAGCTAATGATCCTTTAGAAATTTTAATAGGTGATAAAAAGATTGCCTATGGGGAAGTAGTTATTGTAGATGGAAATTTTGGAGTACAAATTACTGAGATTGGCTCTAAAAAAGAAAGATTAGAGCAATTAAGATGA
- the fliM gene encoding flagellar motor switch protein FliM → MAEILSQEEIDALLEVVDDDSDDSAASSKLEEIEDKRDIVVYDFKRPNRVSKEQLRSIKGIHDKLARNLASQISSMMRSIVEIKLHSVDQMTYGEFLMSLPSPTSFNVFSIKPLDGNCVLEINPSIAFPMIDRLLGGQGESFDTLRELTEIELNLLDSILRIIMQRLKESWMNVTEIYPSVEAKESSPNVVQIVSQNEIVIMVVMEIIIGNSSGMVNICYPVVHLESILSRLANRDIMMGETSAKKSRNKELKTLIGRAEVIYEAMLGKTFINVNEFLDLKQGDILKLDRSADDKAIVAIDKKEVFLAQVGLHRFRKSIKILELIKTDKDEIKEMLEKYEDERRAKANSYDENEELEEEEDDQ, encoded by the coding sequence ATGGCTGAAATACTTTCCCAAGAAGAAATTGATGCTCTTTTAGAAGTCGTTGATGATGATAGCGATGATAGTGCTGCTTCTTCAAAATTAGAAGAAATAGAAGATAAAAGAGATATTGTAGTATATGATTTTAAGCGTCCAAATAGGGTTTCAAAAGAACAACTTCGTTCTATTAAAGGAATTCATGATAAATTAGCTAGAAATCTTGCTTCGCAAATTTCATCTATGATGAGAAGTATAGTTGAGATTAAACTACACTCAGTTGATCAAATGACTTATGGTGAATTTTTGATGTCTTTACCTTCACCGACAAGCTTTAATGTTTTTTCTATTAAGCCTTTAGATGGAAATTGTGTTTTAGAGATCAATCCAAGTATTGCTTTCCCTATGATAGATAGGCTTTTGGGTGGTCAAGGTGAAAGTTTTGACACCTTAAGAGAGCTTACAGAAATAGAACTTAACTTGCTTGATTCTATTTTGCGTATTATTATGCAAAGACTTAAAGAAAGTTGGATGAATGTTACGGAAATTTATCCAAGTGTTGAAGCAAAAGAATCAAGTCCAAATGTTGTGCAAATTGTTTCTCAAAATGAGATTGTTATCATGGTGGTAATGGAGATTATCATAGGAAATTCAAGTGGTATGGTAAATATATGCTATCCAGTTGTGCATTTGGAAAGTATTTTGAGCCGTTTAGCAAATCGTGATATTATGATGGGTGAAACTTCGGCTAAAAAGTCAAGAAACAAAGAACTTAAAACTTTGATCGGTCGTGCTGAAGTGATTTATGAAGCTATGCTTGGTAAAACTTTTATCAATGTAAATGAATTTTTAGATTTAAAACAAGGAGATATTTTAAAACTTGATAGAAGTGCAGATGATAAAGCTATAGTAGCCATAGATAAAAAAGAAGTATTTTTAGCTCAAGTAGGACTTCATAGATTTAGAAAGTCGATTAAAATCTTAGAACTTATTAAAACTGATAAAGATGAGATTAAAGAAATGCTTGAAAAATATGAAGATGAAAGAAGAGCAAAGGCAAATTCTTATGATGAAAATGAAGAGTTAGAAGAGGAAGAAGATGATCAATGA
- the folK gene encoding 2-amino-4-hydroxy-6-hydroxymethyldihydropteridine diphosphokinase, with the protein MLIKGARRLEKIRFFPFYSKTDKKGKYIAIIGLGSNIEDEKKRFRSLFRLLMQDKRLQVLQTSPFLINKAFGFEEQKDFTNAVMVVSTSLHARALLKVLFFYEFKFKRKRTFKNAPRTLDLDLLYFSKKARKDEYCIVPHVGVNDRISVTLPLGLLR; encoded by the coding sequence TTGCTGATTAAAGGGGCTAGAAGGTTAGAAAAAATTCGTTTTTTTCCTTTTTATTCAAAGACTGATAAAAAAGGAAAATACATAGCCATTATAGGACTTGGAAGCAATATAGAAGATGAAAAAAAACGCTTTCGGAGTTTATTTAGGCTTTTAATGCAAGATAAACGCTTGCAAGTATTGCAAACATCGCCATTTTTGATTAATAAAGCTTTTGGCTTTGAAGAGCAAAAAGACTTTACTAATGCAGTGATGGTTGTAAGCACAAGTTTGCATGCAAGAGCACTTTTAAAAGTTTTGTTTTTTTATGAGTTTAAATTCAAAAGAAAAAGAACTTTTAAAAATGCTCCTAGAACGCTTGATTTAGATTTGTTGTATTTTTCAAAAAAAGCGCGTAAAGATGAGTATTGCATAGTGCCTCATGTGGGGGTAAATGATAGAATTAGCGTAACTTTGCCTTTGGGCTTGTTAAGATAA
- a CDS encoding M24 family metallopeptidase: protein MNFILKNENALFYECGYSCDNALFLKLEDKAFFITDARYSFEASEMIKNAKVVLAQDLFASARELLEEAGIDRVCFDPKDFSYFEFKELSKSVNIVFEEKLDLSKNKRIIKNAKELQLLQKAVNFGKECFEEFAKFISQEGHGKSEKELHFKACEIFQKKGALGLSFSPIVAINENAAKAHALPSDKCLEYGDLLLVDAGVVYQRYCSDRTRTACFDENGIVFDKNKPNFKDKEIMQIYEVVKQAQLQAIEKARVGMMASELDFIAREVIKNAGFEKEFIHSLGHGVGLDIHELPNISPRSDYELKEGMVFTIEPGIYIKDKLGIRIEDMVYLDKEKAVVL from the coding sequence ATGAATTTTATCTTAAAAAACGAAAATGCACTTTTTTATGAGTGCGGCTATTCTTGCGATAATGCTTTATTTTTAAAACTTGAAGATAAAGCTTTTTTCATTACTGATGCAAGATATAGCTTTGAAGCTAGCGAAATGATAAAAAATGCTAAGGTAGTTTTAGCACAAGATCTTTTTGCTAGTGCTAGAGAGCTTTTAGAAGAAGCAGGAATTGATAGGGTGTGTTTTGACCCAAAAGACTTTAGCTATTTTGAATTTAAAGAACTTAGTAAAAGTGTTAATATCGTTTTTGAAGAAAAATTAGACTTAAGTAAAAATAAACGCATTATAAAAAATGCCAAGGAATTACAACTTTTGCAAAAGGCTGTAAATTTTGGTAAAGAATGCTTTGAAGAATTTGCTAAATTTATCAGCCAAGAAGGCCATGGAAAAAGCGAAAAAGAATTACATTTTAAAGCATGTGAAATTTTTCAAAAAAAAGGTGCTTTAGGACTTTCTTTTTCACCTATTGTAGCTATTAATGAAAACGCAGCTAAAGCACATGCTTTACCTAGTGATAAATGTTTAGAATATGGAGATTTGTTATTAGTTGATGCGGGTGTGGTTTATCAAAGGTATTGTTCTGATCGTACAAGAACGGCTTGTTTTGATGAGAATGGTATAGTTTTTGATAAAAATAAGCCAAATTTTAAAGATAAAGAAATTATGCAAATTTATGAAGTGGTTAAGCAAGCTCAGCTTCAAGCTATAGAAAAAGCACGCGTTGGTATGATGGCAAGTGAGCTTGATTTTATCGCAAGAGAAGTGATTAAAAACGCAGGTTTTGAAAAAGAATTTATTCATAGCTTAGGGCATGGAGTGGGACTTGATATACATGAGTTGCCAAATATTAGTCCAAGAAGTGATTATGAGCTAAAAGAAGGTATGGTATTTACCATTGAACCTGGAATTTATATCAAAGATAAACTTGGCATTAGGATAGAAGATATGGTCTATCTTGATAAAGAAAAGGCAGTGGTGTTATAA
- the sppA gene encoding signal peptide peptidase SppA, giving the protein MQIIKSFFKGIGKTISYINTYFKTFVFLFIVFLILTPSGDNAKLSNANLAQINLKGEISDASNLLEQIYKVKDDKAIKGVLLFIDSPGGAFAPSMEIALAIQDLKAKKPVVVYAGGTIASGSYLSAVGADMIIANPASFVGSIGVIMQGFEVSELAQKLGINEQTIKAGSYKEAGTFMRKWSEDEKNFLQNLANQSYELFTQFVAKNRKLDLNQTSSWADAKVFLANEALKLKLIDKIGNYEQAKKELEKLAKVQNPIWQKEDAIDKFLKRLEEQSASFFANTLAQFFTQVSSQKIY; this is encoded by the coding sequence ATGCAAATTATAAAATCATTTTTTAAAGGAATTGGAAAAACCATTTCTTATATCAACACTTATTTTAAAACCTTTGTGTTTTTGTTTATCGTGTTTTTAATCCTTACTCCAAGCGGGGATAATGCCAAACTTTCTAATGCAAACCTAGCTCAAATTAATCTTAAAGGTGAAATTAGCGATGCAAGCAATCTTTTAGAACAAATTTACAAAGTCAAAGATGATAAAGCTATAAAAGGGGTTTTGCTTTTTATAGATAGCCCTGGTGGAGCTTTTGCACCAAGCATGGAAATAGCTTTAGCTATACAAGATCTTAAAGCTAAAAAACCTGTGGTAGTCTATGCAGGTGGAACTATAGCAAGCGGAAGCTACCTAAGCGCGGTGGGAGCTGATATGATCATCGCTAATCCTGCTAGCTTTGTAGGATCTATTGGGGTAATTATGCAAGGTTTTGAAGTAAGTGAGCTTGCACAAAAACTTGGTATAAATGAGCAAACCATCAAAGCAGGAAGCTATAAAGAAGCAGGAACTTTCATGCGTAAATGGAGTGAAGATGAAAAAAACTTTTTGCAAAATTTAGCCAATCAAAGCTATGAACTTTTCACGCAATTTGTCGCTAAAAATCGCAAGCTAGACTTAAACCAAACAAGCTCATGGGCTGATGCGAAAGTGTTTTTAGCAAATGAGGCTTTAAAATTAAAACTCATTGATAAAATAGGCAATTACGAGCAAGCCAAAAAAGAGTTAGAAAAACTAGCCAAAGTGCAAAACCCTATCTGGCAAAAAGAAGATGCTATAGATAAGTTTTTAAAACGATTAGAAGAGCAAAGTGCTAGCTTTTTTGCTAACACTTTAGCGCAATTTTTCACACAAGTAAGCTCACAAAAAATTTATTAA